The region gccagataagagctcactccaagagacctagctcacgctccggagaacataatttcataaattttttttccctgattggtacggtcaatacctatctaataaagctaaaacagacggaaaaaaaagaattttcaaaatcggatgcgttttactcaagttatcgtgcagacagacggacagacggacagacggacatttttttttcgcggatttggcatctctagacaaccacaataggtttccccttactcagggagtccaattcgacgtgttacaaacgtatgcgtaaacccataagaccccagtacttcgtacgggtctaaaaatgtccgtctgtccgtctgtctgtctgcacgataacttgagtaaaacgcatccgattttgaaaattcttttttttcccgtttggtaatgtcaaaagacaggctaagttcgaagatgagtgattttggatcgacccctcccgagctgtggcccaataagtgctttacggtttttcgaagatatctccggacatttaaacgttaaacttgtaagtgatacgtcaaataaaaggtatttacaataccgatcgacaaaaaaaagtttatggaaatcggatgaccgactcgtgagttagaccccttggtgtggaacaggcacagggcggcaagcagtttttgcttgtaggtcggccacatttgaacatatttcgtctgttttcgctttattagataggtattgaccgtaccaatcagggaaaaaaaaatttatgaaattatgttctccggagcgtgagctaggtctcttggagtgagctcttatctggctactcggaagtacagtgaacgtggtgtattttgacaatatctcgagtaaattttgaccgaatttcatgaatttttttttgtttgaaaggtattaacgaatgtaaagcgtcggtactatttccggtctcctaacaaaatggctgccggcggccatattggattttagtaaaatagaaatatcttgggaaaaatgatacttagagagtttctgttaacatggaaataatttgttatgtgtgtggggtttcagggattccatatacggacatctatatatacctatatacagctatattgagctatatacaggcatatagagctatataatagcatatatttatctgtgaaatgtttatttatagtgaaatatagttaaatatagcggtatatagctgtttaaataggaatttatgaaatttgtcttcgtacggggctgtctatattgcctccggcaatttagttgtatatgataacaaggcaaagagtggataatgtaagtgattttaaagggagaatagtttttcagcagagaagaaaatgaagtaagagaaatgaagagtttcacattaaaggcttttgatacgaataggtgtttcgtacgggtcggcgttagctatgtttaacGTTACAAACTGGCAACGGACCAAAAGCAACAATAGAGGTAACCCACAGCGCGAGGCTATTAGACTAACGAGcagaaaaccaaaacaattcttccttttacaaaatttattgaaaacaacCAAAACGCATACTCCTTTCCAAATTTATTGGACAAACAGCACTgagataataaaacaaaattgcttcaagtttacttttgattgaAGATCCTGTGTAATTTCAAATCGTTGCGCTCTTATTCAGAGCGATTGGAATCACTAAAAATACCcccagctgaaatgcctaagaTAAATCGCTAAAACAAgagtaacaaaaacaaacagagaatTCGATTCTCTTCCCTCCCATGGGATGCGTAAAGCAATGTACAAAGAAAAAcgggctgtttcgacctcgaaaCTCAACGGCGGTCACAAAACCAGGGTGGGCTAGTtttcatcagtcgtttccgttGAGTCCTTCCGGAGACAGCAGTAAATCATTCACTTGAACAAGTATCGAATGATTACAAGGAAAAAATTGccatttttcaatggaaaaacagagaaaattaGAACGCAACTTacgaaaaaaccaaaattcgtTGCAGaagaaaccaaaacaaaaacaaaccgCACAGCGGTGTGagacacaaaaaaagaaaaacaaaaacgaaaaactgaGACTCACGGCTAACCAGTTGAGCAAATCCTCGAAATCGTTCGTCCAGCGTTGAATTCGGCCGACCAATGGTTAACAGCAACGGAATCGAGGACACCACTAACTAAATCAGTGCTGgatttttaacgttacaaaCTGGCAACGGACCAAAAGCAACAATAGAGGTAACCCACAGCGCGAGGCTATTAGACTAACGAGcagaaaaccaaaacaattcttccttttacaaaatttattgaaaacaacCAAAACGCATACTCCTTTCCAAATTTATTGGACAAACAGCACTgagataataaaacaaaattgcttctagtttacttttgattgaAGATCCTGTGTAATTTCAAATCGTTGCGCTCTTATTCAGAGCGATTGGAATCACTAAAAATACCcccagctgaaatgcctaagaTAAATCGCTAAAACAAgagtaacaaaaacaaacagagaatTCGATTCTCTTCCCTCCCATGGGATGCGTAAAGCAATGTACAAAGAAAAAcgggctgtttcgacctcgaaaCTCAACGGCGGTCACAAAACTAGGGTGGGCTAGTTatcatcagtcgtttccgttGAGTCCTTCCTCGAGGACACCACTAACTAAATCAGTGCTGgatttttaacgttacaaaCTGACCAAAAGTAAACTTgaagcaattttgttttattatctcAGTGCTGTTTGTCCAATAAATTTGGAAAGGAGTATGCGTTTTGgttgttttcaataaattttgtaaaaggaagaattgttttggttttctgCTCGTTAGTCTAATAGCCTCGCGCTGTGGGTTACCTCTATTGTTGCTTTTGGTCCGTTGCCAGtttgtaacgttaaaaatcCAGCACTGATTTAGTTAGTGGTGTCCTCGATTCCGTTGCTGTTAACCATTGGTCGGCCGAATTCAACGCTGGACGAACGATTTCGAGGATTTGCTCAACTGGTTAGCCGTGAGTCtcagtttttcgtttttgtttttctttttttgtgtctCACACCGCTGTGcggtttgtttttgttttggtttcttCTGCAacgaattttggttttttcgtAAGTTGCGTTCtaattttctctgttttttcattgaaaaatggcAATTTTTTCCTTGTAATCATTCGATACTTGTTCAAGTGAATGATTTACTGCTGTCTCCGGAAGGACTCaacggaaacgactgatgaaaACTAGCCCACCCTAGTTTTGTGACCGCCGTTGAGtttcgaggtcgaaacagcccgTTTTTCTTTGTACATTGCTTTACGCATCCCATGGGAGGGAAGAGAATCGAattctctgtttgtttttgttactcTTGTTTTAGCGATTTAtcttaggcatttcagctgggGGTATTTTTAGTGATTCCAATCGCTCTGAATAAGAGCGCAACGATTTGAAATTACACAGGATCTtcaatcaaaagtaaacttgaagcaattttgttttattatctcAGTGCTGTTTGTCCAATAAATTTGGAAAGGAGTATGCGTTTTGgttgttttcaataaattttgtaaaaggaagaattgttttggttttctgCTCGTTAGTCTAATAGCCTCGCGCTGTGGGTTACCTCTATTGTTGCTTTTGGTCCGTTGCCAGTTTGTAACGTTAAAAGTCCAGCACTGATTTAGTTAGTGGTGTCCTCGATGGTCATTCTGATACGCGTCGTaagtttcattttgttgtttttgatttCGAAGTTTCTCTTCGTACCACGTCAAGATGGATGTCCGATGGAATGTTCTCCTTTGTAGATTCTGTTAGCGTTTACCGCGATATGACTCATGCGAGCGCCATTTGGACGACAAAACTTCTGCATCAGTTAGCTGATAGGATCCAGAATGTCATTGACAAGACTACAGAAGATCAGGCTGTGAAGCAAATCGATTGCGCGATCAACTCTGCGACTGTGCACCCGTTTGATCCTTTCTCTTCGTTAGACCTACACAAGATGGTAAACGACGTTTCTGGTGAAATTGGTCGGGGTGAAAGGCAACGTTTCAATACGCCGAGTGAGATGGCATTTGTTAGGTCGAAGCATTCGCAACGTGCGGCAAGTCTTAGTAGATCTATGGTGGCAATGCTTGCGCATTCTGAACAGACAGACATGGAAATGGACCGTTGTATCGAGTTGCTGTTTGCGCAAATCGATAACAATATTCGTACGCTTGCCCCAAGAATATCCGCTGCGAAGATCAAAGCTTCTAAGCTTTCAACGCAGTTGCGCGATGCCGTTGAGGCTTCATTCACCGATTTTCTCGCTGGAGCTAAGACCGCTGGAATTGAGAAGAATATGGTTCGGAAAAAGCCAAGTCCGGCATTTCTTTCCCGAATGTCCATGCCAGCTGTGCGAACAGGCTCTACGAACGAGCCAGATGACATTCCTTCTGATGTCAAAAACGTTCCGGATGATGCTGAACCAGCAGCGAAACGTGGGAAAAGTTGTTCATCCGAAACGCTTGCACCGCTAGTGAACGACGACGGACGTGCTGAGGGACAGGAGAGTGAACAGATGTCAGTGGATACCCTCCGCGATATAATCAAGTTAGTGTCTGGAAGACAGTAGAGTGTTTCACACAACTGTTGTGTCTTCTGTGTGTGCTTGGTGCTGGTTATCGGCatgttttttgtaaataaagaCAATTTTGTCTGAGTGGGTAATCTTGGTTGTTTTATTTAACTCCCGAACGTTTTAGCTTCTTTCTGTAGCAGTCGTCATGTTCGTGAAATCGCAGTTACCAGTGCTTGTCGTTGCCTCATTTTCTAAGTGAGTGTGACTTGTTCGACGtgtttctttgtttttccTGAGTTAGGACGCGATCTCTCTTTTTTGCTTTTCGTGCTGCTGTTACCGGATTTGTTACGGATTACACTGCTGGGACGATTGTGAGTACgagattttgttggtttttttgtgCTGATCAGGTTGTTCTTTAATGTTTCTTTTGGCGTAGCCGCTGACGCCTTTCTGTTTTTTGTGATGTTGTTGTGCTACGTTTTGGGTGTGCCTTCGAAGTAGCGTTCCACCGGAATGAATTTTCCTTCCGTTTTCTTGCTTTTAAGCAAATCGCTTTTCCTATAAGGTTTTTAATACGCCAGTTCATTTAGAAACCTTTGCTGTCTTGTGAAGGACACAGtggaagcaactgaagatggcTAGTCCACTCTAGCCAAGGACTGTAAGCTTGAATTTCTTTTGCCGTTTGTCTCTTTTGATTTTTccgaataaattgaaacagcCTAATGGTGGATTTGAGTTTTGATTCGGttctttgaataaattgaaacagcCGAATGGTGGAATtagttttgatttgatttttgtttggaagtttgaaaataaattgtaacaGCCAGATGGTGGAATCTGTTCTTTATTTCCGTTACAGGTTTCGTTGCCCAATCCTGACTTCTTCGTCTTAGGTTGCTCCTTCTCACTTACGATGACTGTATGTTGCGTGATGTTTGAAGCCTGGTCCGCTACGGTGTTTCTGTTCGTAGCGTTAAAGATGAGAGATATGTTTGctctatttgaattttttgtacaatggaaaatacgaaatttacTGGTTACTGGttacaaattattattttctttagaGCTTTTCCTTGATAATGATCCTCGgaatttcgcaaaattttccCTTCATTGATTTTAGTAGATTTTTAGATAATTAACGGATatgtttcatttaattaaccaaatttctctaaatttcactaatttcATTAGATTTTACTAAATTAGCAGAAAAGTTTTCTTGCTTTTCGCATTAAAGTAAAGTTTATCACTGTTTGAGCATTCCGATCCTTGTCTACGACTGTGTATTTCTCTCTTCCAAGACTCGCAACTAAACTAACGGGATGGATAAACATTCCTATGAATATCCAGCGCAAATACTGATGTGCTTGTGAccttaatgaaaataatgttgctgctggaaaatgtttaggtaaataacatttatttacgaagtaatttacatttctttttcttagTTTAGATTTATTATAGAGTGTGCGTTGTGTGTGTAATGCCACTCAAGAGGATTATATGTATATATTAGAGTCCTTACCTTAAACATATGTGTATAAACACATAAACGAAACATATGTATctatcaaattcaatttgtaaaaaaaacaaaaataaaaaaaattcaaaataaaaacaaaacttttcgtCAATCACACATTTCGTAACACAAGaggaaatactaaaaaaaataataatttttttcttctctaatTTGGTTCAACCATACGCATTGCCGACACAGCGTTCAAATACTTCATCCGTAGTAAATGTCTCTGGACAACGAACTTATGGATCACTTCCAAAAACATACCGAACGTGTGCGATTTGAGTTTTTTAAACACTTTCGTCACCGAATTTTcggcaattttaaattgtggatTTTGAATGGACTGGAACTGTTCCTCGAATTTGTGCATTTTCTTGATGAAATCGTCGTTATTCGTGTTGGTGTGCTTCTTCTCATATTTCTCAGCAATCCAATCGATCAGCAAGTCAACATAATGCGATTCGGGCAGCGTGGTGTCTATGTCGTCGTCGAAAAATAGTTTGGCTGTTGTTTCAAACATCAACGAGTCGGCACTTTTCGCTTGCAGAAAGATATCCTTTACCACTCCCATCGATTTGAGTGGCGTTAAATGGGCCAGTGTTTCGTGGTTTGCTGTAAGCGATTGCTGGATTCGTTTCTTTAAATATTCACCGGTTATGTTTCGGGTCGGAAAGCAGTCcactttgaatttttgtttcgtcgAATGTTGCAACATTTTCAGCGACTCAATGCACATCATTGTTGCACGTTGAAATTCGGACATCTTACTATTGCCCGGGCAACGTAGTTTGTAGAAATGCAGCTGAGTTTCGTTGAGGATGTCATTTTgatattcaatatttttaccgTACGGCTCTTCGGCCGCATGATCGTCACCCGAAACGGCGATACCATTTTCGGAGTTCATCAGTCGATAGAACGAGTCTAAAACTGCACAGAAATCGGCCAGACTCGTCGCTATTTCATTTTGTGGCATTAATATCCGCAGCAGGCTCGACGTATGTTTGGAGAAAAGGTTAACGACATTGCTAATGTTATCACATTTCGTTGTTAACGTCTCACTTCGTATGGGAAATCGTAGATCGTGCACTTTTATCAGTTCTTCCAATGGTGAAGTATTAATGCGGCAAGTGTCGGTGGTGAATCCATTCTCAACGAAATTGTTCCGCGTCGCCAGCATCAAATCATTGATGTAATAAAAAGTGTAAATGAATTCGGTGGTGACCGGATGCGAAAAATAATTACAGCCCATGCCGATGTTAAATTCGGACCAGATGCTTGTCTCGCCGTCCACATATTTACAGACACACGCAACGACGGGAAATTTGATCTTGTGCAGCTCTTCGATAATCATGTTCAGGATGTCTTTCATCGTCGTTAAGTCGAAGTTCAAATAGACCGCTTGACTCCAATCGCTGTACAGTCCCTTCGCCACTACAACGGTCATGCGTGAATGAGGTCCGATGATATTATCTAAATTATCGTCGTATTCGTACATTGACTCCATTTTCAGTTCGcttatttgtaaaattgtgACCCGTTCCACTTCGCTCATTGTCTCACCATCGAATTCCAATATTTGCATCATACTCGTTAGGAGGCCCTTCGTTACAGTGATGCAGTCAATAAATCGATCAACGTCTATCGCTGGCGGAAGTGGCAGCGAGAAGCGATCCTGAACGTAACTATAAAACGATTTACTCAGTTTTTGCAGACTGTATGCCTTTGATAGTTCCGCCGGCGACCACGATTCCTCACCATTGTCTTtcttttcggttaattttgaTTCATCGTCGGATTTAGTCATGTTTGATACACGAAGTTTAAGGCTACGAATTTCAGCACTGCGTTGCTCCAATATTTCCAGCAGAACGTCATTTCGGTCCTGTAAGACTTTGTTGTAATTTTCCAAATAGATTTTGCTCGTGGACTGATCATCCAGCTCGGTTAGTTTGACGTTTTTCACTTTCTTATTAACGGTTTCCAATCCACTTGCCTGACAGGTATCGTACGACTTGCGTTTGCTACTCTGCACTTCATCGGCATTGTCGATTGCGGGCGATATTGATGGCTCATCCTGATGTGCCTCTGCTTGGATAGACTTTCGAACATATTTCCGTTTGATGCGCTCTGCATCCTTTGACGTTGTTGGAGTAGTGGAGTCTTGATTGGATAGTATCGTAGGTGACTGAATAGGTGCTGGCAGTTTGGGTTTTGGCTTTGGTCCTGGCTTTTTGTAAACTTTAACTGGTGGCGTTTCACCTTCGGCTTGAAGTTTTGACTCTGGTTCATACTGAAATAGAAGATCAGTTTGAAGTACAAGTTTGTAAATTAACGGAGTGAGAATTTAGGACGCAAAAATGGAGATTTAGATGACCTAGAGTAGACTGAAGAAATGAATGCTACAAATATTTGACAAGAACTACCTAACCTATTATCTACGAAAGGCGGTCCGAACCCCATGACCCTGACCCTTTACAACATACAAATTTTACGGTGCAAAACAGCTATCGAaaagagaataatttttactCACATTTGTAGTACCAGTGCCACTGTCGTGTGATGCAACCGGTGTTGTGATGAggctcttcttcttcttgtaGTATTTCTTCTTAAATTTCAGGACCATTTTCGGTTTGTTGGGATCTCTGCGAACCTTAAAGTCATAAGAACTGTACTTCAGTTTCGGAACTCGTTTTTGTCTCATCTGCAGAATTTCCTTCACAGATTCATCGAATTCTTTGTGAGCGACTTCAGTCTTTGGTGTACTCAATCCGATCGGATTGATTGGAAGTGCTGGACTCGTTTCGTCGGCTAGAGCCGATAAATTTGAGGTAGCTTCTTGCGAAGAAATTTCTTTCCCACCACCATTGTCGTCAGGTAGTGCAGCTAGATTTTTGGCAGAATTTAAATTGGCTTTCCACTGTTCGCCCCAATGAGGTTTTACTGCTTGTTTCACTTTCTTCTGTTGCTTCCAATGGACCTTTCTGGCCTTGGACATACTGCGTTCGCTGCTTTCTGGCACATCGTTGCTGCTTTCACTCAACTCGGCATATGTCGGTTTCGTGCCAGACAGTCGGCTTCCTCGCACTCGCTTGTTTATGGCTCGATGTGCGACCTGCGCTGACAGTGGATTCAATCGGGAGTTGTTGTTGGAAGATGGCTTGTTTGTGGTTGACAATGTCAATTCCGGATAGGAAAAGTCTTGCAACGTTGGCATTCGGGTAGGAATTTCCAGtaaatcttcaatttttttgacacTTATGCTTCCACCGTTGTTGGATTTGCTGTGCTGTCTATCACCACTCAGTACGTACGGTTCACTGAGTGTCATTTCAGAATATGTTGAACGTTCGACTTTCGGTTTTCTACCTCGTCGTCGTCCGTCAGAGCCGTCATAGATTTCAGGAATGTACTCTTCAACGTGATGCACTTCTAGCATATCGTCGATTGGTGCCATCGAATACGTATTATCATCTGGGTCCTGTTTCATATTACGGATATTCGCCTCTTGAAAGGATCTGTCGTGACCGTAGCTGGTGATTGTTGTTTCAATTGGTAAATTGTAGCTTCGACTTATGTCTTTGTTCGTAACTGCTTTGATGATCGGAACAATGGAAATGTCTTTTGAATGATGCATTACCATTCCCGTGTCATCTTGTGAATCAACGACTTCGCCCTTAACTTTCGCCGGTTTGTTGACCACAGTCAATTCACTGTTTTGGAACACAATATGCCCTCCACtttctttgtcgatttttgGCCGTCCCGGCTTTCGTCTGAACATTAATTGCGGATGCGTTGACGGATcatcaatattttgttgtacTCGAACCACATTGTCAGCGGTCATCTCATTTGTTGCATCGACTTCGGGTTCAGGATTTATTTCGGGCAAATAATTTTCGCGTTTTGGTCTGCCCGGTTTTTTTGGGGCAAATTCCGAAAACAAACTGTGCCCAAGTGCCATTAATTCGTCCATTGGTGTTGCAGCAGATGAATTGTTCGCTGGATTCAAGTCCTTGTAACAGCTTAGCCCGTCATCGCGTTTCGGACGTCCCtgtaacaaaaagaaaaaatcggaTTAGGAAATTGGCACGGTGTTTTGGTTAAGGCCAGCTCAAGAAACTTGACTTACCCGAACACCTGGACGTTTCGGACCTGCATAacgttgaattttcatttttctgccGACTTTCTTCTTCACTTGTTCATTGTCAGTTTCGTCATAGGACTTACGTGGTTTTCCACGGCGATTCAGTCGTGGTCCAGGATCATTAGTTAGATCCTCGCCAACCTCGTCACCAACCTCGTCGGCATACTTTTTGTCTGCATCATCGTCAACTGTGTTTTCCACTGCCGTGCTTTCGCGATGTTTGCGCTTCTTGTGTAAACTGTGAGCCGAACCTGAGTCACTATCGAAATCGTCAAAAGAATGATCAGATGCACTAGAGTCATTAGATTCATTCAACTGTGTCGATTCCAATTGACTTTCATCAACATCTTTCATTGACAGATCCGTAGCACCAGTAGCATCTGTAGCAAGTTTTTCTTCGAGCACTGTTTCGCATATTAACTGTGGCGTCACATTCTTCTGTTCTTTGTCGTCAGTCGTCTCAACCGCTTTCGTTTCAGCAAATGTTTTCTGTTCGTCGCCTGGCTGCTTAGCGTTAACTTCCACTTCGTCTTCGAATTTATCATCGACCGACGATTGATAGTCGTCACTCGATTCATACACCAAAGCGAATTCCTTTTCGCTGGCTAGCTTTTCGCTTTGTTTCAAACTGGCATCCTGTTGTTGTTTGATGGCATTCGGTACAATATTGTCGATATCTTTGGCTGTCATGGGCATTTGTTCGTTCAGGCCTTTCCGAATTATCGTATCCAGGGATATTACGCGTGTCTCATTCCGATCATCGGACGATTTCACATCATCAGTTTTATTTACACTTTTTATTGATTTGCTCTCTGCTTCTTGTTCGTCGTTTATGATTTTACTAATTGATTCGTCGGTAGCCGCAGATGCGACcgcaacaatttttatttcttccagTTTAGTATCGTTATTCTGTAGGATTGTGGGAGTGGTTGTCGTTTCTGGGACGTGCACTTTTTGCACGCGAACTCCATCAGGCGTATCGACTGCTGGAAGTTGATCTTCTTTAGTTTGATCCGAGTTAGATGTTGTCGGTTCAGTATTCGTTTCGGGAGTCTCGTACATGTTTTTGCCAgttaatctaaaaaaaaaaaattgtttgttgagGGAAGCTGAAGAATGCATGGCAAAAGGAACTTTTAGACACTAAGCAATTAGAGTATCATAAAATGTTTCGAAGATTGCAACAAAATAAGCGAAAGAATTCTAAACTGTTTGCCAAAAGCCGCTCAGTTATcgtacaaaaataaacgagagATAAAATAATCAGCATTCGTAAATTATATATATTTACCCGGCTTCAATGGAATTGTGATTTTCCGATTCCTTATTAACTTCCCGGCGTGATGGTTCATCCAATAGATGTCATAGACCTGGACAATATCGTCGATTTCTAATTATAATTCACTTTTCAcgcaaaaatcgttttatcaCATCCGCTAATTGCGAATATTTATCAACTTTGACATtctaaatttagttttgatCCAAATGCGAAACTGTTTAatgcaatattttcattgactGTGCGTCACATTCGACacattcattttttcaattgatttgattgaattCGATTTGCTGGTTGAACCATTTAATTTGTAGattaaattttcgtaaaattgtaaacaatgtctaatttttgcattgctgtcaaatgaaattaattaacgaAAATGGCGTATTGATTGTGattgtcaaaaaaattcttattttttcgCCATTCGACGCTCCATTACACATAAGTCTTCTTCTTTAATTTCCATACTGTtttcattgaacatttttggGTACACATGTACGATTATTCCATGACGATCTACGACAACGACCGAATTAATGCATGAGCTGGAACGCTAACTAGATAGACTGTTTCATAAAACAACAGGTT is a window of Bradysia coprophila strain Holo2 unplaced genomic scaffold, BU_Bcop_v1 contig_350, whole genome shotgun sequence DNA encoding:
- the LOC119081094 gene encoding uncharacterized protein LOC119081094 codes for the protein MTHASAIWTTKLLHQLADRIQNVIDKTTEDQAVKQIDCAINSATVHPFDPFSSLDLHKMVNDVSGEIGRGERQRFNTPSEMAFVRSKHSQRAASLSRSMVAMLAHSEQTDMEMDRCIELLFAQIDNNIRTLAPRISAAKIKASKLSTQLRDAVEASFTDFLAGAKTAGIEKNMVRKKPSPAFLSRMSMPAVRTGSTNEPDDIPSDVKNVPDDAEPAAKRGKSCSSETLAPLVNDDGRAEGQESEQMSVDTLRDIIKLVSGRQ
- the LOC119080386 gene encoding uncharacterized protein LOC119080386; this encodes MYETPETNTEPTTSNSDQTKEDQLPAVDTPDGVRVQKVHVPETTTTPTILQNNDTKLEEIKIVAVASAATDESISKIINDEQEAESKSIKSVNKTDDVKSSDDRNETRVISLDTIIRKGLNEQMPMTAKDIDNIVPNAIKQQQDASLKQSEKLASEKEFALVYESSDDYQSSVDDKFEDEVEVNAKQPGDEQKTFAETKAVETTDDKEQKNVTPQLICETVLEEKLATDATGATDLSMKDVDESQLESTQLNESNDSSASDHSFDDFDSDSGSAHSLHKKRKHRESTAVENTVDDDADKKYADEVGDEVGEDLTNDPGPRLNRRGKPRKSYDETDNEQVKKKVGRKMKIQRYAGPKRPGVRGRPKRDDGLSCYKDLNPANNSSAATPMDELMALGHSLFSEFAPKKPGRPKRENYLPEINPEPEVDATNEMTADNVVRVQQNIDDPSTHPQLMFRRKPGRPKIDKESGGHIVFQNSELTVVNKPAKVKGEVVDSQDDTGMVMHHSKDISIVPIIKAVTNKDISRSYNLPIETTITSYGHDRSFQEANIRNMKQDPDDNTYSMAPIDDMLEVHHVEEYIPEIYDGSDGRRRGRKPKVERSTYSEMTLSEPYVLSGDRQHSKSNNGGSISVKKIEDLLEIPTRMPTLQDFSYPELTLSTTNKPSSNNNSRLNPLSAQVAHRAINKRVRGSRLSGTKPTYAELSESSNDVPESSERSMSKARKVHWKQQKKVKQAVKPHWGEQWKANLNSAKNLAALPDDNGGGKEISSQEATSNLSALADETSPALPINPIGLSTPKTEVAHKEFDESVKEILQMRQKRVPKLKYSSYDFKVRRDPNKPKMVLKFKKKYYKKKKSLITTPVASHDSGTGTTNYEPESKLQAEGETPPVKVYKKPGPKPKPKLPAPIQSPTILSNQDSTTPTTSKDAERIKRKYVRKSIQAEAHQDEPSISPAIDNADEVQSSKRKSYDTCQASGLETVNKKVKNVKLTELDDQSTSKIYLENYNKVLQDRNDVLLEILEQRSAEIRSLKLRVSNMTKSDDESKLTEKKDNGEESWSPAELSKAYSLQKLSKSFYSYVQDRFSLPLPPAIDVDRFIDCITVTKGLLTSMMQILEFDGETMSEVERVTILQISELKMESMYEYDDNLDNIIGPHSRMTVVVAKGLYSDWSQAVYLNFDLTTMKDILNMIIEELHKIKFPVVACVCKYVDGETSIWSEFNIGMGCNYFSHPVTTEFIYTFYYINDLMLATRNNFVENGFTTDTCRINTSPLEELIKVHDLRFPIRSETLTTKCDNISNVVNLFSKHTSSLLRILMPQNEIATSLADFCAVLDSFYRLMNSENGIAVSGDDHAAEEPYGKNIEYQNDILNETQLHFYKLRCPGNSKMSEFQRATMMCIESLKMLQHSTKQKFKVDCFPTRNITGEYLKKRIQQSLTANHETLAHLTPLKSMGVVKDIFLQAKSADSLMFETTAKLFFDDDIDTTLPESHYVDLLIDWIAEKYEKKHTNTNNDDFIKKMHKFEEQFQSIQNPQFKIAENSVTKVFKKLKSHTFGMFLEVIHKFVVQRHLLRMKYLNAVSAMRMVEPN